CCAAGGCGTGGAAGGAAATCTGGGGATCGGGCCAAGGCATCGGCGTGATCGACCGGGTCGAGCCTGTCGCCGACATGGTCGATCGGCTGGAGCGGCAATATCTGGCGGCGCGGGCGCGGCTTAAGCTGTGATCACGCGCGTTGGGCGCGCTGGGCCCTAGATCGCGCGGTGTTGGCGCGTAGGCCTTAAAAGGCGAGCGCAAGACGCGCGTGCAGCGACCGCACCGGGCTGGGGAACGCTTCGGCCTCCGCATCGGCAGTCTGCGCTTCGTCCAGACGCGCGACGCGCCGATGAAGATCGCTGCTCGCTTCGATAAGCTGGCGCGCGACTTTGGGCATCGACGCGAGCGCAGCAACCTCGGTAACCGGTGCAGACCCGAGCCGGCGGGATGGATCGAGCGCCTCGCGCGGAGCCATCTCGCCGGCATCGACCGCGCGTTGCGTCAGCAGCCAGGCGATCACGTGCATCAGTCGCGTCGTCACCTTCAGCGATTCGCAGCTGAACGCGACTCGTGCCATCGGATCGAGCGCCTCGCGATCGTTCCGCCCCCCCTCGTCGAAATAACTGCGGGCCTCATCGGCCAGCACCATCGCGTCGATATAGAGCGTATCGATTACGCGGCGTTGCATCCGTAAATCGTAGCCATGACCCCTCATGATGCTTTACGTCTCACAAACCGGGCCGAAACGGTATAGTGTCATCGTCCGAGCTCCGTAAAACTGTCCCAATCCGGTGCACTTCGTGGCTCGGTTTACGCGATGATGTCCGGGATCAACTGATCTTCGAAAAGCGCGATCTCATCGCGCAGGCGCAACTTGCGTTTCTTGAACCGGGCGAGTTGGAGTTGGTCGGCCGATCCGGAGTCGATCAGCGCCGCAATCGCCGAATCGAGATCGCGATGTTCCAACCGCAACATCTCCAGGCGCTTTGCGATCAGGCTGTCGTCCATAAGATCCCCATGCGATGCGGCGCCCTTAGCAAATCACGCGCGTGTGAACCGCATAAAATCGATCCGTCGCACGATTGCGCTAGCATGTCGCGTGTCGGCGAATCGGAAGGAGACAATTAACCCGAAGCATGTTTTATTCACTCCCCAAGCAGTACATGAAGGAGGTACGCATTCCATGCAGACCGCGCATCAATCGGCCCTGACGGCCAAGCATGCAGTCCTCGATCGTCAGATCGCAGCAGAAATACAGCGCCCGTTGCCCGACGCCGTAACGCTCGCCGAACTGAAGAAGCAAAAACTTCGAATCAAACAGGAAATGATGCAGATTTAACGCTGTATCAGGTCCGGGCGCATCGCGCCCGGGCCGCACGCATCAGCGCTGGGTACGCGTGAAGATCGGTTTCACGAAAGTTGGCGTATGCGCGCCCTGCCCGACCGGCTTACGCGCCAGCATCGGATCAATTTGGCGGTCGAACGCCACACCGATTCGGCCGGCAGCCGACCAGGCAACGTGACCAGGGACCCAGCCGATCCCGCGCACGTCAAACTCGACGCGCAACCCTTGTGTCAGGCCGTCCGGAAATTCCGCCATCAATCCGCCCTGCGACAGGTTGCGGACACGCACTGCTCGAACGTCCTTTTCGCCATGAACGCGGAAATCCGCCATCAGGAACAAGCTGTCACGCGAGTCCTGACGGTTGTGGACCCCGTCGTCGTTCACGGGGCTGAAGGGATCTTGCGAATACTGGTCCATCGCGTGAATTTTACCGATCTCCGTTTGGGATCGGCATAGCCCGCAATCGTGTCGAAGTGCTTAAGACCAGCCCCGCAGCTCAATCCTCGCGCGAAATTTTCTCGTGCCGCTCGTGACGCTCCTGCGCCTCGACCGTCATCGTCGCGATCGGACGCGCCTCAAGCCGCGCAAGCGAGATCGGCTCACCAGTCACTTCGCAATAGCCATATTCGCCATCGTCGATGCGGCGGATCGCCGCCTCGATTTTGGAGATTAGCTTCCGCTGCCGGTCGCGCGTCCGCAATTCGATCGACCAGTCGGTCTCGCTCGACGCCCGATCGGTCAGATCGGCTTCGCGTAGCGTATCGACTTGCAGCTGCGACAGCGTGCCTGCCGCCTCGCGCAGGATCGCTTCTTTCCAAGCTTGCAGCTTGGCGCGGAAATAGGCCTGCTGCCGCGGGTTCATAAACTCTTCGTCCGCGCTTGGCCGATAGCCATCGTCGCCCACCGGCGGCACCGCAAACTTCTCGGATTCTTCCAATCGATTCAAGACCGTCGCCATCCCACTATCTCCCTTCGGTCGCTCAACGCTTTGCGCGCCTCTGAACCGCCCCCGGGGCCAACTCCCTGACAGGCGGGCCTATAGCCATGCGACGGGCGCTCCACAAGCAATCCCGATCGGAGTTTGCATAGGACGTGGCTGACCGGCGGATTTGCCCTCCAATCGGCCGACCTGAGTCGGGTCGAGTCGCAGCATGATGAACAGATGTGCACGTTGCGATTGTCCGCACGGTTAACGCACGAGCTGTATCATCATGAAACGTTAACCACGATGATCGCGCCAATAGCCGGGTGAATTGCTCCAAGTAACGCCAAAGTTTGGTTAACGTCCTTGCACTTAATGATTTGTTCGGCACTTTACCGGATAGCGGCTGAAAGGCCGATGCAAACGGGGCGTTGCCTAAAGCGGCAACGGTAACGAGAGAGTGAGCTTATGTCGGTACGGATGGCTTTAGCCAAACTTTGTGCCTGTGCCTGCGGCGGTGCTGTCATCGGCGGCGGTGCCGTGCATGTCGCAGACACTGCGAAGGCGCGCAGTGTCTACACGCACAAGGCGACCAAGCGAATCGTCCGACGGACCACGGCTGCCTCGGCCGGCGCTCGCTACAGCCGCACCGGCACCCGCGTCCGCCGAGTCGTGAAGACCACCCGCACCGCAGCGCAACCGCAAGTCGTGCTGGTGACGACGCAGGGTGCGCCAATTCCGCTTCCTCCCGCCTTCGTCCCGTCGGGCGGCTATTCGGGCGGCGGCGGTGGCGCGGCGGCGGCGGTCGGCGGTGGCGGCTTTGGCGGCGGCGGCGGCTTCTTCGCGGGCGGCTTCTTTGGCGGCGGCGGCGGCTCGGGCGGCGGCAGCATCGTGATATCCTCCACCTCGACCGGGTCGTCGAGCGGCTCGGGTTCGAGCGCAAGTTCTGGGTCGAGCGGCACTGTGATCAACATTTCCTCGGGCGGATCGAGCAGTTCGACCTCGACCGGCGGCTCTTCGACCGGCGGTTCCTCGACCTCGACCGGCGGCTCTTCGACCGGCGGTTCCTCGACCTCGACCGGCGGCTCTTCGACCTCGAGTTCCACCGGCGGCTCCTCCACGTCGAGCGGCGCGGTCAGCAGCACGTCATCCTCGGGCGGTAGCGGCGGCTCGTCCACGTCGAGCAGCACCGGCGGCGCCGAGGTGTCGAGTACGTCTTCGACCGGTGGCTCCTCCTCGGCATCGGGCGGGAGCAGCGGAAACGTTTCATCCGCGTCCGGGGGCAGCAGCGGTAACGTTTCGTCCGCGTCCGGCGGGAGCAGTGGCAATGTGTCCTCGTCGTCGAGCGGAAACGTCTCTTCCGCGTCGAGCGGCGACGTGTCCTCTTCGTCGGCATCGAGCGGCAACGTTTCGTCAGCCTCGTCGACCAGCTCAAGTTCGAGCGGCAACGTTTCGTCCTCCGCATCCACGTCGTCGAGCGGGAACGTGTCCTCGTCCGGTTCGAGCAGCTATGGCTCCAGCAGTCACGGCTGGGGCTCGACTGGCGGCTGGAATTCGACTGGTGGGCATTGGAGCAGCACTGGCGGCCCTCCGCCCGGATCCAGCGGCGGCCCGCCCGCCCCGGTTCCGGCACCGCCTATGGTATTGCTGTTCGGCGCAGCGGCAGCGGCGCTGGTTGCCCGCAAGCGCTTCGCCAAGCCGACCACGATTACCGCCTAAACCGCGCATTATGGCTTCCAGCCGGCTCCCGCGTCACCGCGCGGGGGCCGTCTTGCATTGAGCGCTCCGGCTTGCGTGTCGGACGGCGCAACGCCATAGCCCGATCATGCACGACATCCGCTTCATCCGCGAAAATCCCGCCGCTTTCGACGCAGCCCTCGCCCGGCGCGCCCTCCCCCCGATCGCCGCCGAATTGGTCGATCTCGACGAACGCCGCCGCGCGCTGTCGACCGAGGCGCAGGTTGCGCAGGCGCGCCGTAACGAAGCCTCAAAAGCGATCGGCGCGGCCAAGGCAGCGAAGGACGACGCCACCGCCGCGCCGCTGATGGCCGAGGTCGCGGCGCTCAAGGAGCGGCTGCCCGCGATCGAGACAGAGGAAAAGGCGCTCGGCGAGCAGCTAAGAGCGAAGCTGGCGATCATTCCCAACCTGCCCGCCGACGATGTGCCCACTGGCGCGAGCGAGGACGACAATGTCGAAGTCGCGCGGTGGGGCACGCCACGCGCGTTCGACTTTACCCCGTTGGAACATGCCGACCTTGCCCCAGCGCTCGGCATGGATTTCGAAACCGGCGCACGGCTTTCGGGGGCGCGCTTCACCTTCCTGCGCGGTGACGTGGCGCGCCTGCACCGCGCGCTCGGCCAGTTCATGCTCGATGTGCAGACGCGCGAGCATGGCTATGAGGAATGCAACCCGCCCGTGCTTGTCCGGGACGAGGCGATGTACGGCACCGACAAGCTTCCGAAATTTGCCGAGGACAGTTTTCGTACGACCGATGATCGCTGGCTCATCCCGACCAGCGAAGTTTCGCTCACCGCCAGCGTCATGGGTGACTTGCTCGACGAAAGTGCGCTGCCGCTGCGGCTCACCGCGCTGACCCTGTGCTTCCGCTCCGAGGCGGGCGCGGCGGGGCGCGATACGCGCGGCTTCATCCGCCAGCATCAGTTCGAGAAATGCGAACTGGTCAGCATCGTCCGCCCCGAGGAGAGCGAGGCCGAGCACCAGCGCATGGTCCGCGCGGCCGAGACGATCCTCGAACGGCTGAACCTGCCCTATCGCAAGCTGCTGCTGTGCACCGGCGACATGGGTTTCGGCGCGCGCAAGACCTATGATCTGGAGGTCTGGTTGCCCGGCCAGGGCGCGTACCGCGAAATCAGTTCCTGCTCGAACACCGGCGATTTCCAGGCGCGGCGCATGAACACGCGCTACCGGGTCGCGGCCGAGAAGAAGACCGAGTTCGTCCACACGCTCAACGGCTCCGGCCTGGCGGTCGGTCGCACGCTGGTGGCGGTGCTGGAGAATTGCCAGAATCCCGACGGCAGCGTTACGGTGCCCGAGGCGCTGTTGCCCTATATGGGCGGCGTGACACGGTTGGAGCCCAAGGCCTGATGCCCTGTCCTCCTTCCCGTTCGTGCTGAGCCTGTCGAAGCACTGCGCGCCACACACACTCCGGGACGTGTCGCACGCTGCCCTTCGACAGGCTCAGGGCGAACGGGGGTTGGTTTGAATTTGAAAGAGATCCGATGCGCATCCTGCTCACCAATGACGACGGCTACCACGCGCCGGGCCTCAAAATCCTCGAGGCGATTGCCGCGAAATTTTCCGACGATGTGTGGATCGTCGCACCCGCCGAAGAGCAATCGGGCGCGGGCCATTCGCTGACGCTCAGCCGCCCGATCCGGGTGCGCAAACATGGCGAAAAGCGTTTCGCCGTCGCCGGCACGCCGACCGACGCGGTGATGATGGCGCTCGCCAAGATCATGCAGGATCACAAGCCCGATCTGATCCTGTCGGGGGTCAATCGCGGTGCCAACCTCGCCGAGGACGTGACCTATTCGGGTACCGTCTCCGCCGCGATGGAGGGCGCGCTGGCGGGCGTGCGTTCGATCGCGCTGAGCCAGGCGTATAATCGCGAAGGCATGGGCGATTCCGTGCCGTTCGAAGCCGCCACGGCCTGGGGTGAACGCGTGCTGCGCCCGCTGATCGACGCGCCGCTCGAACCGCGCACGCTGGTCAACATCAACTTCCCGGCGGTCGCGGCGGACGCGGTCAAGGGCGTGCGGATCGCGCAACAGGGTCTGCGCGATTACGGGCGGCTGCAGATCGTCACCAACCGCGATCCGCGCGGCTACGAATATCACTGGTTCGCGCTCGGGCCGACGGTGGAGACCCCGGCGCATTCGACCGATTTGGAAGCCGTGGCCGACGGTTACGTCGCGGTGACGCCACTCCATCTCGACCTGACACACCGCCCGTCGCTCGCTATGCTGGGAGCGCTATACGGGTGAGGGGGATAAGCATGGGCGGTCGGCGCAGGATGACATTTGGCGGATTCCTCCTGACCCTCGCGCTCGGCGGCTGCATCCCGAACCCGGATCGCCCGCAGCGCGGTTATGAGCCGCGCGACGACCAGCGGCCTTATGAGCCGGCCGGCGGGCGGCCCTATGACGCGCCGCAAGACCCGTATGAACCGCGCCGGATCGACGAG
Above is a genomic segment from Sphingomonas sp. HMP6 containing:
- a CDS encoding YdcH family protein, producing MDDSLIAKRLEMLRLEHRDLDSAIAALIDSGSADQLQLARFKKRKLRLRDEIALFEDQLIPDIIA
- a CDS encoding PilZ domain-containing protein yields the protein MDQYSQDPFSPVNDDGVHNRQDSRDSLFLMADFRVHGEKDVRAVRVRNLSQGGLMAEFPDGLTQGLRVEFDVRGIGWVPGHVAWSAAGRIGVAFDRQIDPMLARKPVGQGAHTPTFVKPIFTRTQR
- a CDS encoding DUF1465 family protein, with protein sequence MQRRVIDTLYIDAMVLADEARSYFDEGGRNDREALDPMARVAFSCESLKVTTRLMHVIAWLLTQRAVDAGEMAPREALDPSRRLGSAPVTEVAALASMPKVARQLIEASSDLHRRVARLDEAQTADAEAEAFPSPVRSLHARLALAF
- the serS gene encoding serine--tRNA ligase: MHDIRFIRENPAAFDAALARRALPPIAAELVDLDERRRALSTEAQVAQARRNEASKAIGAAKAAKDDATAAPLMAEVAALKERLPAIETEEKALGEQLRAKLAIIPNLPADDVPTGASEDDNVEVARWGTPRAFDFTPLEHADLAPALGMDFETGARLSGARFTFLRGDVARLHRALGQFMLDVQTREHGYEECNPPVLVRDEAMYGTDKLPKFAEDSFRTTDDRWLIPTSEVSLTASVMGDLLDESALPLRLTALTLCFRSEAGAAGRDTRGFIRQHQFEKCELVSIVRPEESEAEHQRMVRAAETILERLNLPYRKLLLCTGDMGFGARKTYDLEVWLPGQGAYREISSCSNTGDFQARRMNTRYRVAAEKKTEFVHTLNGSGLAVGRTLVAVLENCQNPDGSVTVPEALLPYMGGVTRLEPKA
- the surE gene encoding 5'/3'-nucleotidase SurE; translation: MRILLTNDDGYHAPGLKILEAIAAKFSDDVWIVAPAEEQSGAGHSLTLSRPIRVRKHGEKRFAVAGTPTDAVMMALAKIMQDHKPDLILSGVNRGANLAEDVTYSGTVSAAMEGALAGVRSIALSQAYNREGMGDSVPFEAATAWGERVLRPLIDAPLEPRTLVNINFPAVAADAVKGVRIAQQGLRDYGRLQIVTNRDPRGYEYHWFALGPTVETPAHSTDLEAVADGYVAVTPLHLDLTHRPSLAMLGALYG
- a CDS encoding YdcH family protein — translated: MQTAHQSALTAKHAVLDRQIAAEIQRPLPDAVTLAELKKQKLRIKQEMMQI
- the dksA gene encoding RNA polymerase-binding protein DksA, with translation MATVLNRLEESEKFAVPPVGDDGYRPSADEEFMNPRQQAYFRAKLQAWKEAILREAAGTLSQLQVDTLREADLTDRASSETDWSIELRTRDRQRKLISKIEAAIRRIDDGEYGYCEVTGEPISLARLEARPIATMTVEAQERHERHEKISRED